One Halococcus agarilyticus DNA segment encodes these proteins:
- the pyrI gene encoding aspartate carbamoyltransferase regulatory subunit, producing MSERDDHELRVSKIQDGTVIDHIAGGHAPDVLAILGIDSSTDEVVSVGMNVPSDRLGHKDVVKIEGRELSQDEVDVISLIAPAASINIIREYGVAEKHRVERPDTVEGVLSCPNHDCISTEGEPVASRFAVLDDGVRCAYCETLIREDLAEHISV from the coding sequence ATGAGCGAGCGCGACGACCACGAGCTCCGGGTCAGCAAGATTCAGGACGGGACGGTGATCGATCACATCGCGGGCGGGCACGCGCCCGACGTGCTCGCGATCCTCGGGATCGACAGCTCGACCGACGAGGTCGTGAGCGTCGGCATGAACGTTCCCTCCGACCGGCTCGGCCACAAGGACGTCGTGAAGATCGAGGGCCGCGAGCTCAGCCAGGACGAGGTCGACGTGATCTCGCTGATCGCGCCCGCGGCGTCGATCAACATCATCCGGGAGTACGGCGTCGCGGAGAAACACCGGGTCGAGCGGCCGGACACCGTGGAGGGTGTCCTCTCGTGTCCGAACCACGACTGCATCTCCACCGAGGGCGAGCCCGTGGCGTCGCGCTTTGCGGTGCTCGACGACGGCGTGCGGTGTGCGTACTGCGAGACCCTCATCCGCGAGGACCTCGCCGAGCACATCAGCGTGTGA
- a CDS encoding AI-2E family transporter: MKVAFDGEIERARVAVWLATAVLAAAIAYVAWRYVGTVVLGVFVYYVTRPVFQRLDARLGSRTLAVVTALVTVSLPVLGLVGWTLVIAVGQLSQALGADALAGLDGLVGPYASATTLVNGFEVAVRRVLNDPSQLFALDLNRFLAPVIDAVAASFGTLVDVGLHLFIALVIAFYLLRDDYRIARWGRGTFVSEGGVTEAYFSAIDRDLENVYFGNVLNALATGVLGVVVYVTLNLFAPETVRVPEPVLVGLLVGAGSLVPLIGMKIVWVPLAALLFVDALVSDPETLWFPTAFALVSVAIVDYIPDQLLRPYVSGRSLHVGLVMLAYTFGPLLFGWYGIFLGPLILVVVFEFARTLFPWVTAGDRSASIGSSPVAVDGQSVAEGASAPESGSTVATDETDDIDGTDGAVEDGGVTQDE; this comes from the coding sequence ATGAAGGTCGCATTCGACGGCGAAATCGAGCGCGCGCGGGTCGCAGTGTGGCTCGCCACGGCCGTGCTCGCTGCCGCGATCGCGTACGTCGCGTGGCGGTACGTGGGGACCGTGGTGCTCGGCGTGTTCGTCTACTACGTGACGCGGCCGGTGTTCCAGCGTCTCGACGCGCGCCTCGGATCGCGGACGCTCGCGGTCGTGACCGCGCTCGTGACCGTCTCGCTCCCGGTCCTCGGCCTGGTGGGGTGGACGCTCGTCATCGCCGTCGGACAGCTCTCGCAGGCGCTCGGCGCGGACGCACTGGCCGGGCTCGATGGACTGGTGGGACCGTACGCCAGCGCAACGACTCTCGTGAACGGGTTCGAGGTGGCCGTTCGTCGCGTGCTGAACGACCCGAGCCAGCTGTTCGCGCTCGATCTGAACCGATTTCTCGCGCCCGTGATCGACGCCGTGGCCGCGTCGTTCGGGACGCTGGTCGACGTGGGGCTGCACCTGTTCATCGCGCTCGTCATCGCCTTCTACCTGCTTCGCGACGACTACCGCATCGCCCGGTGGGGCCGGGGCACGTTCGTGAGCGAGGGTGGCGTCACCGAGGCGTACTTCTCGGCGATCGACCGCGACCTCGAGAACGTCTACTTCGGGAACGTCCTGAACGCGCTCGCGACCGGCGTTCTCGGGGTCGTGGTGTACGTCACGCTCAACCTCTTCGCCCCCGAAACCGTCCGGGTGCCCGAACCGGTGCTCGTCGGGCTGTTGGTCGGGGCAGGAAGCCTCGTGCCCCTCATCGGGATGAAGATCGTCTGGGTGCCGCTCGCTGCACTGCTGTTCGTCGACGCGCTCGTCAGCGACCCGGAGACGCTCTGGTTCCCGACGGCGTTCGCGCTGGTGTCGGTAGCGATCGTCGACTACATCCCGGATCAACTGCTGCGTCCGTACGTCAGCGGCCGATCGCTCCACGTCGGTCTCGTGATGCTGGCCTACACGTTCGGCCCGCTGCTCTTCGGCTGGTACGGCATCTTCCTCGGCCCGCTGATCCTCGTCGTCGTGTTCGAGTTCGCGCGCACGCTCTTCCCGTGGGTCACCGCTGGCGATCGTTCAGCGAGTATCGGATCATCTCCTGTAGCTGTGGACGGACAGTCGGTGGCGGAGGGGGCGAGCGCACCGGAATCGGGATCGACGGTCGCGACTGACGAGACTGACGACATCGATGGCACGGACGGAGCCGTAGAGGACGGCGGTGTGACGCAGGACGAGTAA
- a CDS encoding MFS transporter, translating to MTTTESGNAEAGFRFWAPAIVAGTALFLGVLDTTMMNVAVPSIVADLDTTVNAMHGAIAVYSTVMAALIVPGGALRSVVDTRRLLVISLLVYSVGTLLAGASPNMLTLFVGWSIIEGIAAAVMLPLTYSIIVENYEGSARTKAFGAIGGVTAVGTAIGPMIGGVLTTFGSWRWGLFGELGLVLVVLALTRYLDSQPSDRQVSIDIGGTVLSILGVVTIVGGTLLAGRYGWVRPLRPFVVSGVRIEPLGFSPAIWSIAVGVALLALFVQWETRQARAGRPLLIPPSVLRTRTFAAGIATFAAESLFLSGFMFSMPVFLQSALGYSAFQTGLALLPFSVATLLVATISTGWRAYVAPKHIVQGGLVLMAAGLLGLVALTDLDLTLLEMVLPMAVIGVGLGLFTGQLVDLTMSAVPSSEASVASGVINSLSQLGYAFGTAVTGSFLLAGFYGNVVDGVTRFATGSSVSGDERRQLVVALEDRVDATTQAQQEAFVDQLPAETREQLLDVVRTAMETAQRRVLLLIVVFVLLTLVAASLLPTVRPRRVSGTKPSDTDD from the coding sequence ATGACTACCACGGAGTCGGGGAACGCGGAGGCCGGGTTCCGGTTCTGGGCCCCGGCGATCGTCGCCGGCACGGCCCTGTTTCTCGGCGTTCTCGACACGACGATGATGAACGTGGCCGTGCCCTCGATTGTGGCGGACCTCGACACCACGGTGAACGCGATGCACGGGGCGATCGCGGTGTACTCGACCGTGATGGCCGCGCTGATCGTTCCCGGCGGGGCGCTCCGGTCGGTCGTCGACACCAGACGACTCCTCGTGATCTCGCTGCTCGTCTACAGCGTCGGCACGCTGCTCGCGGGGGCGAGCCCGAACATGCTCACGCTGTTCGTGGGCTGGTCGATCATCGAGGGAATCGCCGCCGCGGTCATGCTCCCGCTCACCTACTCGATCATCGTCGAGAACTACGAGGGGAGCGCCCGCACCAAGGCCTTCGGCGCGATCGGCGGCGTGACCGCGGTCGGGACCGCCATCGGCCCGATGATCGGCGGCGTGCTCACGACCTTCGGCTCCTGGCGGTGGGGCCTGTTCGGCGAGCTCGGCCTCGTGCTCGTGGTGCTCGCGTTGACCCGCTATCTCGACTCGCAACCGAGCGATCGGCAGGTGTCGATCGACATCGGCGGCACAGTGTTGTCGATCCTCGGCGTGGTCACGATCGTCGGTGGCACTCTGCTCGCCGGGCGCTACGGCTGGGTGCGCCCGCTGCGCCCGTTCGTCGTGAGCGGGGTGCGGATCGAACCACTGGGGTTCTCGCCCGCGATCTGGTCGATCGCGGTCGGCGTGGCGTTGCTCGCCCTGTTCGTCCAGTGGGAGACTCGCCAGGCACGCGCGGGTCGCCCCCTCCTGATTCCGCCGAGCGTCCTCCGCACCCGGACGTTCGCCGCCGGGATCGCCACGTTCGCCGCCGAGTCGCTCTTCCTGTCGGGCTTTATGTTCTCGATGCCGGTCTTCCTCCAGTCGGCGCTCGGCTACTCGGCGTTTCAAACCGGCCTCGCGCTCCTCCCGTTCTCGGTCGCGACGCTGCTCGTGGCCACGATCTCGACGGGCTGGCGCGCGTACGTCGCGCCGAAGCACATCGTCCAGGGCGGGCTCGTGTTGATGGCCGCAGGACTATTGGGCCTCGTCGCGCTGACCGACCTCGATCTGACGCTCCTCGAGATGGTGCTGCCGATGGCGGTGATCGGTGTCGGTCTCGGGCTGTTCACGGGCCAGCTCGTCGATCTCACCATGTCGGCGGTCCCGTCGTCGGAGGCCTCGGTGGCGTCGGGCGTCATCAACTCGCTGAGCCAGCTCGGCTACGCCTTCGGGACCGCCGTCACCGGCTCCTTTCTGCTCGCCGGGTTCTACGGGAACGTCGTCGACGGCGTGACGCGGTTCGCCACGGGGTCGTCGGTCTCCGGCGACGAGCGACGACAGCTGGTCGTGGCGCTCGAAGATCGGGTGGACGCGACGACACAGGCTCAGCAAGAGGCGTTCGTCGATCAGCTACCTGCCGAGACGCGCGAGCAACTGCTCGACGTCGTTCGGACGGCGATGGAGACCGCCCAACGGAGGGTGTTGCTGCTCATCGTGGTGTTCGTCCTTCTCACTCTCGTCGCAGCGAGTCTCCTTCCCACAGTACGACCACGGCGAGTCTCGGGCACGAAGCCGAGCGATACCGACGATTGA
- a CDS encoding metal-dependent hydrolase: MFVGHAMAGFALAAGGARLLGCSRERALAIGASTAAFAAVPDVDILYAPTGLLGAESAADAAEGFWATGNVVHRAATHSLVVATVAAVAFWLWSRASTSREDVDGSRVSASAERIAGLALLGGLIATVGVLSGWLAVFVTTAFVVAGLLVTVAAVRFGHLSPPGVFLSALVGLASHPFGDFFTGSPPQLFYPFDVSPVDERIVLAADPTVNLLLSFWIELATVWFGALVYCALTRRALRAYVHRWAAIGLVYVAAPVVVPSPTVSSASPFVFGVLAVGIVGSLPLVWRRERNGRRRGRQLLDAETLLTAILTGLAAVTVASVAYAVGYVVL; encoded by the coding sequence ATGTTCGTGGGCCACGCGATGGCCGGGTTCGCACTCGCGGCGGGCGGCGCGCGCCTCCTCGGCTGCTCGCGCGAACGCGCTCTAGCGATCGGCGCGAGCACCGCCGCGTTCGCCGCTGTTCCGGACGTCGACATCCTCTACGCACCGACGGGGCTGCTCGGGGCCGAGAGCGCGGCAGACGCGGCCGAGGGGTTCTGGGCGACCGGCAACGTGGTCCACCGCGCAGCGACCCACTCGCTGGTCGTCGCCACCGTCGCCGCCGTCGCGTTCTGGCTGTGGAGTCGCGCGAGCACGAGCCGGGAAGACGTGGACGGAAGCCGCGTCTCGGCGAGTGCCGAGCGAATCGCGGGCCTCGCGCTTCTCGGTGGTCTGATCGCCACCGTCGGGGTACTGAGCGGATGGCTCGCCGTGTTCGTGACGACGGCGTTCGTGGTGGCCGGCCTCCTCGTGACCGTGGCTGCCGTTCGGTTCGGCCACCTCTCACCGCCTGGCGTGTTCCTCAGCGCGCTCGTCGGCCTCGCGAGTCACCCGTTCGGGGACTTTTTCACCGGCTCGCCGCCGCAGCTGTTCTACCCGTTCGACGTCTCGCCCGTCGACGAACGGATCGTCCTCGCGGCCGATCCCACCGTCAACTTGCTCCTCTCCTTCTGGATCGAGCTCGCGACCGTCTGGTTCGGGGCGTTGGTCTACTGTGCGCTCACCAGGCGCGCGCTCCGGGCCTACGTCCATCGGTGGGCGGCGATCGGTCTCGTCTACGTGGCGGCCCCGGTCGTGGTGCCGTCCCCGACGGTGAGTTCGGCGTCTCCGTTCGTCTTCGGCGTGCTCGCCGTCGGTATCGTCGGCTCGCTCCCGCTGGTGTGGCGACGCGAGAGAAACGGTCGACGACGCGGTCGGCAGCTGCTCGACGCCGAAACGCTGCTCACCGCGATCCTCACCGGTCTCGCCGCGGTCACGGTCGCGTCGGTCGCGTACGCCGTAGGGTACGTCGTGCTGTAG
- a CDS encoding DUF1269 domain-containing protein has product MNELIVLAFDNEDGALNVRDKLNELQKQELITLGDAAVVVREGDGKPKVKQAQSLVGAGALGGSFWGLLIGLIFFAPILGMAVGAVTGALSGRFADIGVDDDFIKEVGETIEPGHSALFLLVVDAQTDRVIEEIESYNPTVLRTNLSAEDEENLREAFAADDIVA; this is encoded by the coding sequence ATGAACGAGCTAATCGTCCTCGCGTTCGACAACGAAGACGGCGCACTGAACGTCAGAGACAAGCTGAACGAGCTCCAGAAACAGGAGCTCATCACGCTCGGCGACGCAGCAGTCGTCGTCCGAGAGGGTGATGGCAAGCCGAAAGTCAAGCAGGCTCAGAGCCTCGTCGGCGCTGGTGCGCTCGGCGGGAGCTTCTGGGGACTGCTGATCGGTCTCATCTTCTTCGCCCCGATCCTCGGGATGGCGGTCGGTGCGGTCACCGGCGCACTCTCGGGTCGGTTCGCCGACATCGGTGTCGACGACGACTTCATCAAGGAGGTCGGCGAGACCATCGAGCCTGGCCACTCCGCACTCTTCCTCCTCGTGGTCGACGCCCAGACCGACCGCGTCATCGAGGAGATCGAATCGTACAATCCCACCGTGCTCCGGACGAACCTCTCGGCCGAGGACGAGGAGAACCTCCGCGAGGCGTTCGCCGCCGACGACATCGTCGCCTGA
- the pyrB gene encoding aspartate carbamoyltransferase: protein MLDRNHVITAKNLSRADIETVLDRAAAIERDPPDRERHAGRLLGLCFFEPSTRTRMSFEAAIKRLGGDALDMGPVDSSSATKGESLADTVRVIAGYADALVLRHPSEGAATMASEFVDVPLLNAGDGAGQHPTQTLLDLYTMRENAGGLTDLTVGIMGDLKYGRTVHSLAYALTKFDASQHFVSPESLRLPRSVRYDLHEAGAQVREHDDLDEVLAELDVLYVTRIQRERFPDESEYRAVAGEYRIDAATMERAREECVVMHPLPRVDEIAPDVDATPHAKYFEQAHNGVPVRMALLDLLLDDADSGGAAGATDDSVNGGER from the coding sequence ATGCTCGATCGTAACCACGTCATCACCGCGAAGAACCTCTCGCGCGCCGACATCGAGACGGTGCTCGACCGTGCGGCCGCCATCGAGCGCGATCCTCCGGATCGAGAGCGCCACGCGGGGCGGCTGCTCGGCCTGTGCTTCTTCGAGCCGAGCACGCGCACGCGCATGAGTTTCGAGGCCGCGATCAAGCGCCTCGGCGGCGACGCCCTCGACATGGGACCGGTCGACTCCTCCAGCGCGACCAAAGGCGAGAGTCTCGCCGACACCGTGCGGGTGATCGCGGGGTACGCCGACGCGCTGGTGCTCCGCCATCCCAGCGAGGGCGCAGCGACGATGGCGAGCGAGTTCGTCGATGTTCCACTCTTGAACGCCGGCGACGGCGCGGGCCAGCATCCCACTCAGACCCTGCTCGACCTCTACACCATGCGCGAGAACGCGGGCGGGCTCACCGATCTCACGGTGGGGATCATGGGCGATCTGAAGTACGGCAGAACCGTACATTCGCTCGCGTACGCACTCACCAAGTTCGACGCCAGCCAGCACTTCGTGAGTCCGGAGAGTCTGCGGCTTCCCCGTTCCGTACGATACGACCTCCACGAGGCCGGCGCGCAGGTCCGCGAGCACGACGATCTCGACGAGGTCCTCGCCGAACTCGACGTGCTCTACGTCACCAGGATCCAGCGCGAGCGCTTCCCCGACGAGAGCGAGTACCGCGCGGTGGCGGGCGAGTACCGGATCGACGCCGCGACGATGGAGCGTGCCCGCGAGGAGTGTGTCGTGATGCACCCGCTCCCACGGGTCGACGAGATCGCCCCCGACGTCGACGCGACCCCCCATGCGAAATACTTCGAGCAGGCCCACAACGGCGTCCCGGTCCGGATGGCGCTGCTCGATCTGCTGCTCGACGACGCCGACAGTGGGGGGGCAGCGGGCGCTACCGACGACAGCGTGAACGGAGGGGAACGATGA
- a CDS encoding acyl-CoA synthetase family protein, whose translation MYGVVTRNAEELDWPAFGRRCYEVKSVSGQAREPVAAATSMIACHADTAAAEASPELVPVNEDGELATRERRYFDWGYVCPTHPDYRAGLLETIADAADTSGDVRLDDVGFPRAEYCFCDRCVEEFESSEFDDRFAWRATVVTEFVGEAADRVDGALSLTLHPDPYPGHLHERSGIDLASLAEHVDEFVVPLYDTAYGTTYWLESLASGFRDVLDAPLAIELYAVDVEIDDLVHAAEVANAYADDVLFGYDASNAQAAIRRLDAEAREGESYG comes from the coding sequence ATGTACGGGGTCGTGACGCGCAACGCCGAGGAGCTCGACTGGCCGGCGTTCGGCCGGCGGTGCTACGAGGTGAAGTCGGTGAGCGGCCAGGCGCGCGAGCCGGTCGCCGCGGCGACGAGCATGATCGCGTGTCACGCCGACACCGCGGCCGCCGAGGCGAGCCCGGAGCTCGTCCCCGTGAACGAGGACGGCGAACTCGCCACCCGCGAGCGCCGGTACTTCGACTGGGGGTACGTCTGTCCGACCCATCCCGACTACCGCGCGGGCCTGCTCGAAACCATCGCCGACGCCGCCGACACGAGCGGTGACGTCCGGCTCGACGACGTCGGCTTCCCCCGAGCCGAATACTGTTTCTGCGATCGCTGCGTCGAGGAGTTCGAATCGAGCGAGTTCGACGACCGCTTCGCGTGGCGCGCGACGGTCGTCACCGAGTTCGTGGGCGAGGCCGCCGACCGCGTGGACGGAGCGCTCTCGCTCACCCTCCATCCCGATCCCTACCCAGGCCACCTCCACGAGCGCTCGGGGATCGACCTCGCCTCGCTCGCCGAACACGTCGACGAGTTCGTGGTGCCGCTGTACGATACGGCCTACGGCACGACCTACTGGCTCGAATCGCTCGCGAGCGGCTTTCGCGACGTGCTCGACGCGCCGCTCGCGATCGAGCTCTACGCGGTCGACGTCGAGATCGACGATCTGGTTCACGCCGCCGAGGTCGCGAACGCCTACGCGGACGACGTGCTGTTCGGCTACGACGCGAGCAACGCCCAGGCCGCGATCCGGCGGCTGGACGCCGAGGCGCGCGAGGGCGAATCCTACGGATGA
- a CDS encoding bile acid:sodium symporter family protein has product MPHRVVTCGAALVDDYLLVWVLLSVGVGIAVPSVATLAPLTTPILAVMIGAVSLTLAPERFRRLRGRALVAILVAQTGMAVLGLAVARGLGLSPALTAGFVVLGAVTPELVTPTMTELGGGDTALATVVLVAAGVETLVVVPAAVTLFVGRSVAVDPVAIVEQLVLAVVLPMGTAVGCRYRWPDRIGAYDDLYPSVSGFMVILVIGIVTAANASLIRNGGGVLAVVAVGALVLNGGGYAVGWLVGRWFTREERIAAVLSVGMRDFAVAAALLVGAGFPAAATLPAVVFGIVEMTTSAGLARWFRRG; this is encoded by the coding sequence ATGCCCCATCGTGTCGTGACGTGCGGTGCCGCACTCGTCGACGACTACCTGCTGGTGTGGGTGCTGCTCTCGGTCGGCGTGGGGATCGCTGTCCCGTCGGTGGCGACCCTCGCTCCGCTGACGACGCCGATTCTCGCGGTCATGATCGGCGCAGTCTCGCTGACGCTCGCCCCCGAACGGTTCCGCCGGCTCCGTGGACGGGCGCTGGTCGCGATTCTCGTCGCCCAGACCGGGATGGCGGTTCTCGGGCTCGCCGTCGCCCGTGGTCTCGGGCTCTCGCCCGCGCTCACGGCGGGGTTCGTGGTTCTCGGTGCGGTGACGCCCGAGCTCGTCACGCCGACGATGACCGAACTCGGTGGCGGCGACACCGCCCTCGCGACAGTCGTCCTCGTCGCAGCCGGCGTCGAGACGCTCGTGGTCGTTCCGGCCGCCGTTACGCTGTTCGTGGGGCGGTCGGTCGCCGTCGATCCGGTGGCGATCGTCGAACAGCTGGTGCTCGCCGTCGTTCTCCCGATGGGAACTGCCGTCGGGTGCAGGTATCGCTGGCCCGATCGCATCGGTGCGTACGACGATCTCTATCCCTCGGTATCGGGATTCATGGTGATTCTCGTCATCGGTATCGTAACGGCGGCGAACGCGTCACTGATCCGCAACGGTGGTGGGGTCCTCGCAGTCGTCGCCGTCGGCGCGCTCGTGCTCAACGGCGGCGGGTACGCGGTCGGATGGCTCGTGGGCCGGTGGTTCACCCGCGAGGAGCGCATCGCGGCGGTGCTGTCGGTGGGGATGCGGGACTTCGCCGTCGCCGCCGCGCTCCTCGTCGGTGCGGGGTTCCCGGCCGCGGCCACGCTCCCCGCGGTCGTGTTCGGCATCGTCGAGATGACGACCAGCGCCGGGCTCGCGCGATGGTTTCGTCGTGGATGA